The Candidatus Cloacimonadota bacterium DNA segment CGCCAACGTTGGCACCACACGCCGGGTTTTACAGGCTTTTAACCGCAGTGAGAGCGCCCAACGCTTCATTTATATCAGCAGTCAGGCGGCTTCACGTCCCTCCGAAAATGGAAAACCCGTCACCGAATCCGAACCCTCCGCGCCGGTGAACTGGTATGGACGCAGTAAACTTTTGGCGGAAAGGCTGATCCGCGCCGAATGTGAAAAAGAGTGGACAATCCTGCGCCCCGTTCCTGTTTACGGGCCTGGCGAACGGGATTTTCTGCAGGTTTTCAAAGCGCTGAAAAGCGGACTCAGCCTCCAGATTGGGCTGAAAGACCAACTTCTAAATCTCATCCACATCGATGACCTTTGCGCACTCGCGGAACTTTGCGCTTCCCACCCCAAAGCCGCAAACGAAATCTTTTTTGCCTCGGATGGAGAAACCTACACCCAACGCGAATTTATGGCAGTCAGTGCCCGGCTTTTGGGCAAGAAAAACCTGCATCTGAGCGTACCCAAACCCGTCGCCACGGCGGTTTTCTCCCTGGGTGATTTGTTTGAAAAAGCCAGCGGAAAAGTTGGCCTTGTGAACCGCCAAAAAATGAAGGAAGTGGTTGGGCCCAGTTGGGTTTGCAGCATCGAAAAAGCGCGTACCCTGTTGGGCTGGGAGCCTGGTGTGGCATTGGAAGAGGGTTTGACATCCACTTTCGAGTGGTATAAAAAAAGGAGTTTGCTATGAAACCCCTGCAGATTGTGTCTTTAAGCCTTGTCATTCTGTTTTTTTGCGGGCTGATTTGGGCGGATTCCCAGCCTCCGCGTTTGGGGGCAGACCTGATTTTACCCGCGGGCTGGCCTGTGTATTATGAACCGCCGGAAGTGCTTCTGCGTGTGGTTGTTAATCCCGACAGCAGCCTCAGCCTCGGTGCCGTGATTGATGGCAAGGACGAGCTGGAACCCCTTCTGGTTGAATATCTTAAACAGTTTGATTATATCCCCGCGGGAGATTCGCTTTCGCTGGAACCTTTTGCCGTGATCGTTCCCATCCACCAGCCCGATGAAAGCCAATTTTTGGACAAACGCGCCCGGCAAGAGCTGTTGGAAGAGATAGAAACCTGGATTGCCAATGACCGTGCCAGCCACAATCTGCATTCTCCCACGGTTCCACCAACCCAAATGAGCGGTTTGAATTTCAGACCCGAGCCCTACCGCTCCGCCTTCTATTTTTGGGGATACCCACATCAGAGCCAAAGCCTCTCTGTAAACGGTTTTGAGCCTCGTTCCTTCATTTTTTCCCCCGTTTGGAATGAACACCTCGTCCACGGTTTCATGCAGCGCGGGGAAAGCGCTTTGGGACTGGATTATGAGGATAAAATCTATCCCTACGAAGCCACACTCAGCGAAGTGGAAGCCGGCTTGGGTGGAGCCAATCTTTTCTTTGCCCGTGGCTTGCTGAAAAAAACCGGTCTTTTCGGAGTGAAAGGCGTGCGCATGGGCTTCGGATTCCTGATTCAGGATGGAGATTGGTTCGGACTTGACTCCGGCCACGAAGGTTTGGCGTTGGATTTTGGCGTCCCTCTGGGTAAAAGCAATCTCAGCTTCAGCTACCAAAACCATCGTACCCAGATGTCCCACCTTTTGCTAAAACCGGAATATTGGCGGCCACAAGAGGATGATTTTACGGTTGAACGCCGTTACCAAAGCATTCAGGCTCAGTGGACTTCACCCTGGCTGAACCTGGCTTTACTGGGCGAAAGCGACCATGCACAATCCGCCCGGTTTGCAGATGACATTCATGCCAAAACCCTGCAACTGCAGGCTTGGGAAAACCTGAGTTTGGGACCTTTGGGCATCAAAGTTTTTTATGAAGGCATGCTTTCTGATACCGATCTAAACTTTATGGACGATGTTTCCGAACACCTTGCCGGCTTGGAATTGGACTTCGAAAGAGGCGCCATCTCCCTGGAAACAGGAGTCGAACTGGAGGATTTTAAAGAGCTAAACGCCTCCGCCGACCTGGGTTTCAAGCTTGGCAGAGTGCGCCTTGGTGCTTTCGGTGCCTTCAGCCAAGCTCCGAAAGACCCCGTCCTGTATGTGTCGGACCCATATCAAAGTGGAGCTGTTCTTCCCCGCGTGGAAATCCACGAAAACTATCGCGCTGGCTTGCAAATGGATTGGTTTTTTGCCCAAAATTCACAGCTAAGAATCAGCGCTGGAAGACGCGGCATTTTCAATCAATATCCGCCTGAATTACAAAGCCCATACCAAGACTCGGCCAAAATAGAAGAAAACCCATTATTTCTTCATTTTGCGAGAATATGGGACGAAACATGGGGCGCCTGGAAACTTGATCGGCAGTCTGGGGCCACCGTCCAGACCGTCCAGTTTGGTTTGGAGGAATTGCTGTATGAACCAGTAGTAATCTTGCAAGACCACTTCAATTTATACCGCCTGCTGAGTCACAACAACGCCCTTTTCGCCGGATTTGGCGTTCAGGGTTACATGACATATTTTGGCCAACTCTCGTCTTTGATTAAGCCAGACGCCTCCTTCATCGCAGATTTTTGGGCTGGGGTTCAGATTGGCAAACGCTTTGAATTCCAACTGAGCTACAAGAATGCTTTCAACGGCAGTTTTTACTTTATCCCGCCCATCCCGGCAACACTTCAGGGTTCCCTGCGCTGGTATTTTTTGAATTGAGATGGATTACAAAGCAATAATCTTCGACCTCGACGGCACTTTGATCGATTCCATGCAGCTTTGGCGCCAGGTGGATCAGGATTTCCTTTTGGGACGCGGAATCGAAGTCCCCGCCGATCTTTTTGACCACATTCCCCAAGGAAACAGTTTCATCGGTACGGCTCAATATTTCAAGGAACGCTTCGGACTTCCCGACAGCGTTGAGAGCATCATGGAAGAATGGACCCAGATGCTGCGATGGCACTATGAAAACGATGTTAAACTCAAGCCCGGCGCGGGAAAATTGTTGGAAGCTCTTTTTCAAAAAAACGTTCCCATCGGGCTGGGAACCAGCAACTCGCTTGAACTTTCCAGCAAGGCCCTTGCCCAAAACGGAATCTCGCATTATTTTAATTCTGTGGTCACCGGCGATTTTCCTCTCAAGGGAAAGCCATTTCCGGATATTTACCTGAAGGTGGCACAGGAGCTGAATTTGGAGCCTTCCCGCTGTCTGGTGGTGGAGGATACCCTCACCGGTGTTCAAGCCGCAAAAGCAGCAGGGATGACGGTTGTGGCCATACACGATGAAGACAGCCTGCCCTTCGCTCCCCAAATCCGGGAAATGGCAGACGCCTACGTGTTCACCCATTATGAATTAAGCGAGTTACTAAAAATATGAAAAACCCTGTATATATCGTTATCGGAGCCTATGGCAGCGGAAAAAGCGAATATTCCATCCACCTGGCGCAGAAACTGAATAATGAAGGCCACGACGTGGCTCTGGCAGACATGGACGTGGTAAATCCCTATTTTCG contains these protein-coding regions:
- a CDS encoding NAD-dependent epimerase/dehydratase family protein, coding for ANVGTTRRVLQAFNRSESAQRFIYISSQAASRPSENGKPVTESEPSAPVNWYGRSKLLAERLIRAECEKEWTILRPVPVYGPGERDFLQVFKALKSGLSLQIGLKDQLLNLIHIDDLCALAELCASHPKAANEIFFASDGETYTQREFMAVSARLLGKKNLHLSVPKPVATAVFSLGDLFEKASGKVGLVNRQKMKEVVGPSWVCSIEKARTLLGWEPGVALEEGLTSTFEWYKKRSLL
- a CDS encoding HAD family phosphatase: MDYKAIIFDLDGTLIDSMQLWRQVDQDFLLGRGIEVPADLFDHIPQGNSFIGTAQYFKERFGLPDSVESIMEEWTQMLRWHYENDVKLKPGAGKLLEALFQKNVPIGLGTSNSLELSSKALAQNGISHYFNSVVTGDFPLKGKPFPDIYLKVAQELNLEPSRCLVVEDTLTGVQAAKAAGMTVVAIHDEDSLPFAPQIREMADAYVFTHYELSELLKI